The window GCTGATCAGGGTATTTCTGTGAGTAGGGCCTGCAGATTGGTATCTTTCCCTCGCACAAAATTTTATTATCGCACCCGTAAAAATGACAAGCCGATTATTGACGCCTTGGAGGAGCTGGCCTTTAAGCATACTTCATATGGCTTCCGTAAGCTGTTTGCCTATCTACGACGGGCCGGACACAGCTGGAATCACAAAAAGGTTTACCGGGTGTATAGGCTTCTTAAACTCAATAAAAGGAAGAAATTAAAGCGAAGAATACCAGCCCGCATCAAACAACCATTGCAGCAACAAACCAATATCAATATTACCTGGAGTATGGATTTTATGAGCGATAGCATGACTGGTAGCAGAAGATTTAGAACATTTAATGTGATAGATGATTGCTCCCGGGAGGCTTTAGCAATTGAAGTAGATACTTCCCTGTCCTCCTTCCGCATAGTAAGGGTACTGGAAAGGATCATTGAGTTGAGAGGTAAGCCAGTAGCTATAAGAACGGATAATGGACCGGAATTCACGTCCGGATATTTCGAACAATGGTGTAATACTAACGGCATCAGGCTCCAATATATTCAGCCTGGCAGGCCAATGCAAAACGGATATATTGAG is drawn from Chitinophaga varians and contains these coding sequences:
- a CDS encoding IS3 family transposase (programmed frameshift), producing MKKTRFTETQIVSILKQHENGLAIKDICRDQGISEATFYNWKNKYGGMEASDVKRLKDLEEENSRLKRMYADLSLDNQILKDLFNKKRLGPSTKRQVAEELVADQGISVSRACRLVSFPRTKFYYRTRKNDKPIIDALEELAFKHTSYGFRKLFAYLRRAGHSWNHKKVYRVYRLLKLNKRKKLKRRIPARIKQPLQQQTNINITWSMDFMSDSMTGSRRFRTFNVIDDCSREALAIEVDTSLSSFRIVRVLERIIELRGKPVAIRTDNGPEFTSGYFEQWCNTNGIRLQYIQPGRPMQNGYIERFNRLYREAVLDAYIFEDLHQVRELTANWIDEYNQRRPHESLNNLTPHEWTTQLQDMKKIQIITVT